The following are encoded together in the Arcobacter aquimarinus genome:
- a CDS encoding sensor domain-containing diguanylate cyclase: MNNNSFNIKNFTYSWFIFSIFIVIIIALFQVYFEYKKAIKNAITITNNLTTILTKKLENDFDQANNILKLAENIVKNLSNEKKLNSEEKQEFIASKFNFLINNFKNISVINYLDKDGNIIYSSNTLHNKINLSDRRHFLELKNNKDLMLSFSDVIVSRTTNKNSLAQLLAIRDTKKELIGAVSVLIDLETINSVLSSIDTGKNGVALLRRSDDTTLISKYPINESEINKQLPLNNDISVRIRAGEKTSSLEYIASTDNEKRVASFIVIDKYPFYVQVALSQEEYLKQWKRNLIIVSILVFLFILSAFLFFLVVRKNYLKEQLSINKQKELMNQILKEKIKYETLLKLSSDAVFVVDIDTSEILEYSHQTQKNLAYNDIEMKTLTIVDIDVDLKNVEEFKEIISNINSEIISLQRVHKRKDGSFYNASITAVKIEIDGKDYIYASTRDITEKLRIRNKLEESYKNLEKLIETQNNIVILTNGKEIKFANQKFFNFLGFKNLIDFKEKHKCICEFFIENDRFFHLKKINENEIWSDKILELEESKRVVCMKGKDSLEYLFSVSVNSFDDETKIVSFTDISQTVLENIYLEEKVLHDKLTNTYNREFFENNYKRFIDNCKLNNTKLALAILDIDYFKDVNDRFGHDIGDLFLIEFVQVIQKCSRKNDILVRWGGEEFILILELNDPENLEKILENLRNSIEKYNFQTVGNKTCSIGATIYRDDEDVLKTIKRADESLYEAKKTGRNRVIIASLY; encoded by the coding sequence TTGAATAATAATTCTTTTAATATAAAAAATTTCACTTATAGCTGGTTCATATTTTCTATCTTTATTGTTATTATTATAGCTTTATTTCAAGTTTATTTTGAATATAAAAAAGCTATTAAAAATGCAATAACAATAACAAACAATTTAACAACTATACTTACAAAAAAACTAGAAAATGATTTTGACCAAGCTAATAATATTTTAAAATTAGCAGAAAATATTGTTAAAAATCTTTCTAATGAAAAAAAATTAAATAGTGAAGAAAAACAAGAATTTATAGCTTCAAAATTTAATTTTTTGATAAATAATTTTAAAAATATTAGTGTTATAAATTATTTAGATAAAGATGGAAATATTATTTATTCTTCTAATACTTTACACAATAAAATAAATCTATCTGATAGAAGACACTTTTTAGAACTTAAAAATAATAAAGATTTGATGCTTAGTTTTTCAGATGTTATAGTTTCAAGAACAACCAATAAAAACTCTTTAGCTCAACTTTTAGCTATAAGAGATACTAAAAAAGAGCTAATAGGAGCTGTTAGTGTTTTAATAGATCTTGAAACAATAAATAGTGTTTTATCTTCTATTGATACTGGAAAAAATGGTGTTGCTTTGTTAAGAAGAAGTGATGATACAACTTTAATTTCAAAATATCCAATTAATGAATCTGAAATAAATAAACAATTACCTTTAAATAATGATATTTCAGTAAGAATAAGAGCAGGTGAAAAAACAAGTAGTTTAGAATATATAGCTTCTACAGATAATGAAAAAAGGGTTGCAAGTTTTATAGTAATAGATAAATATCCTTTTTATGTACAAGTCGCTTTATCTCAAGAAGAGTATTTAAAGCAATGGAAAAGAAATTTAATAATAGTTTCAATATTGGTATTTTTATTTATTTTAAGTGCTTTTTTGTTTTTCTTAGTTGTAAGAAAAAATTACTTGAAAGAACAGTTATCAATAAATAAACAAAAAGAGTTGATGAATCAAATTTTGAAAGAAAAAATAAAGTATGAAACTTTATTGAAATTATCTTCTGATGCTGTATTTGTTGTTGATATTGATACAAGTGAAATTTTAGAATATAGTCATCAAACTCAAAAAAATCTAGCTTATAATGATATTGAAATGAAAACTCTAACTATTGTTGATATTGATGTGGATTTAAAAAATGTTGAAGAGTTTAAAGAAATAATTTCAAATATAAATAGTGAAATTATTTCCTTACAAAGGGTACATAAAAGAAAAGATGGTTCATTTTATAATGCATCAATTACTGCCGTTAAAATTGAAATAGATGGAAAAGATTATATTTATGCTTCAACAAGAGATATCACTGAAAAGCTTAGAATAAGAAATAAGTTAGAAGAGTCATATAAAAATCTTGAAAAATTAATTGAAACACAAAATAATATTGTTATTTTAACAAATGGAAAAGAGATAAAATTTGCTAATCAAAAGTTTTTTAATTTTTTAGGATTTAAAAATCTTATTGATTTTAAAGAAAAACATAAATGTATTTGTGAATTTTTTATTGAAAATGATAGATTTTTTCATCTAAAAAAGATAAATGAAAATGAGATTTGGTCAGATAAAATTTTAGAACTTGAAGAATCAAAAAGAGTTGTTTGTATGAAAGGAAAAGATTCTTTAGAGTATCTATTTTCTGTTTCAGTTAATAGCTTTGATGATGAAACAAAAATAGTTAGTTTTACAGATATTTCACAAACAGTTTTAGAAAATATATATTTAGAAGAAAAAGTATTACATGATAAATTAACTAACACATATAATCGAGAATTTTTTGAAAATAATTATAAAAGATTTATAGATAATTGTAAGTTAAATAATACAAAATTAGCTTTAGCTATTTTAGATATAGATTATTTTAAAGATGTAAATGATAGATTTGGTCATGATATTGGAGATTTATTTTTAATTGAATTTGTTCAAGTAATTCAAAAATGCTCAAGAAAAAATGATATTCTTGTTCGTTGGGGAGGAGAAGAGTTTATTTTGATTTTAGAGTTAAATGACCCTGAAAATTTAGAAAAGATTTTGGAAAATCTAAGAAACTCTATAGAAAAATATAATTTCCAAACAGTTGGTAATAAAACTTGTTCTATAGGTGCTACTATATATAGAGATGATGAAGATGTTCTAAAAACTATAAAAAGAGCAGATGAATCTTTATATGAAGCAAAAAAAACTGGAAGAAATAGAGTTATTATCGCAAGTTTGTATTAA
- a CDS encoding DMT family transporter, with product MSAWSYLILAGILEIGFASTMKLTQGFTKPIPTIIFLTCMVLSFYFLTKAINTIPVGTAYAVWTGIGAVGTIIIGIFFYNEPAGFLRLFFLFTLVASIVGLKLVSN from the coding sequence ATGTCAGCTTGGAGTTATTTGATTTTAGCAGGAATTTTAGAAATAGGTTTTGCTTCTACTATGAAATTAACTCAAGGTTTTACAAAACCAATACCAACTATAATATTTTTAACTTGTATGGTTTTAAGTTTTTATTTTCTAACAAAAGCTATAAATACTATTCCCGTTGGAACAGCTTACGCTGTTTGGACAGGAATAGGTGCTGTTGGAACTATAATAATAGGAATATTTTTTTACAATGAACCAGCAGGATTTCTAAGATTATTTTTCTTATTTACACTAGTTGCCTCAATCGTTGGATTAAAACTTGTATCAAACTAA
- a CDS encoding TolC family protein — protein sequence MKKIKLITLSLTAFLAVNLNALTLDEAVQTALKNNFDIQSKSYDYYESLENVNLNKSNYLPKLDASYSYTDIDKPNTGVEDQSATASIALSYNLFNGFKDLALKESSQYLAKASSYSLNATKQDIVLNTKSAYLNYLDKQNAKETYESAYKLFKQQYEDSKNRYEQGIIAKNDLLQVQVNMSNAKQNVVKVQGDLNVAKFELSNILGGVDLTNETIEKLDEESIQISNYDESLLENRSEIQALLFNLKSIKELEKSAKAGFYPKVDALVSHNKYYDGFSSNSIKTGEDNQNIAKVNATWNLFNGGYDDSMVTIYKTKYLSANSLLSKTKLEIKLQYENAKSNLEVALQNLETSKLALLQAQENYEIVKNRFDEGISTTTDLTDANYLLTQAKQGFNKAYFDKYLAISTLDRIFEKEVN from the coding sequence ATGAAAAAAATAAAATTAATAACTTTATCATTAACAGCTTTTTTAGCTGTTAATTTAAATGCTTTAACTCTTGATGAAGCTGTTCAAACAGCTTTGAAAAATAACTTTGATATTCAAAGTAAAAGTTATGATTATTATGAAAGTTTAGAAAACGTAAATTTAAATAAGTCAAATTATTTGCCAAAATTGGATGCTTCTTATTCTTATACTGATATAGATAAACCAAATACAGGAGTTGAAGATCAAAGTGCAACAGCTTCAATAGCATTATCGTATAACTTATTTAATGGATTTAAAGATTTAGCTTTAAAAGAGTCTTCACAATATTTAGCAAAAGCCTCTTCATATAGTTTAAATGCTACAAAACAAGATATTGTTTTAAATACAAAAAGTGCATATTTAAACTATTTGGATAAACAAAATGCAAAAGAAACGTATGAGAGTGCATATAAACTTTTTAAGCAACAGTATGAAGATTCTAAAAATAGATATGAACAAGGAATAATTGCAAAAAATGATTTATTACAAGTTCAAGTAAATATGTCAAATGCAAAACAAAATGTTGTAAAAGTACAAGGTGATTTAAATGTTGCAAAATTTGAGTTATCAAATATTTTAGGTGGAGTTGATTTAACAAATGAAACAATTGAAAAATTAGATGAAGAATCAATACAAATTTCAAATTATGATGAATCATTGCTTGAAAATAGAAGTGAAATACAAGCTTTATTGTTTAATCTAAAATCTATAAAAGAGTTAGAAAAATCAGCAAAAGCAGGATTTTATCCAAAAGTAGATGCTTTGGTTTCTCATAATAAATATTATGATGGTTTTTCATCAAATAGTATCAAAACAGGTGAAGATAATCAAAATATTGCTAAAGTAAATGCTACTTGGAACTTGTTTAATGGTGGTTATGATGACTCAATGGTAACTATTTATAAAACTAAATATTTAAGTGCTAACTCTTTATTAAGTAAAACAAAATTAGAAATAAAACTGCAATATGAAAATGCAAAATCAAATTTAGAAGTGGCATTACAAAATCTTGAAACTTCAAAATTAGCACTTTTACAAGCTCAAGAAAATTATGAAATTGTAAAAAATAGATTTGATGAGGGTATTTCAACAACTACCGATTTAACAGATGCAAACTATTTATTAACACAAGCAAAGCAAGGTTTTAATAAGGCATATTTTGATAAATACTTAGCCATTTCAACTCTAGATAGAATTTTTGAAAAAGAGGTAAATTAG
- a CDS encoding efflux RND transporter permease subunit encodes MDLIKFSIKNPVTIIVAVLIVVLFGLISLGNLPYQLTPNVTKPEIKITTVWPGATPYEIEREIIEEQEDALKSLNNLVEYESSSSDNSGEITLTFKLGTDIRVALQDVSNKLNEVSSYPDNVDEPIIETATASPVIWMMLQTLEENNRHIDEYKTFFENEIKPIIKRVDGVAGTMGGGGREQEMQINLDVNKLAAFNLTIPQVIGILQSENIDVSAGTLNMGRRAYRIRTVHKFTTPQDIEDIILVSNQEQRVRVGDIAKVDFGYETPSTVAMFLGKDGIFLGVQPSADANIVQLTNDVEKVVNELNENILKKEALNIKWLYDQRPYIVGSVDLVKQNIIIGGVLAVFILILFLRAVSPTAVVAVAIPISVIGTFIILESMGRSLNTISLAGISFAVGMLVDSAIVVLENIDRHRKEGMSISEAAYKGTKEVWGALIASASTTMAVFLPIVFLQDEAGQLFKDIAIAVVAAVTFSLFVSISVIPMLWKKFASISGKEPRGESNLTNFGNRIVKVFMRFVNWSLKSVMTKVITISSLALFSVLTIWALFPKMDYLPQGNKNLIFNILITPPGLSYEERYNMGAYLMKSVEPNIGKDVDGVPGINRAFFVSFGDFNLFGGTSMHEDRAKELIPFFRPIINSMPSVFGVSLQSGVFESGIGEGKTVNIDISGEKIEEIANVGATLFMASSQAIQGAQVRPVPSIELLYPEVRIKPNQDSLKALDLSSNDLGIMADVLMSGRKISDFEQDGKKKIDLVLKANDEQIKTPEDILSSLVVVPNGSLVPFSSLASAQATTGISEIRHLDGKRTITLQITPPNNMTIQETMGILDVMIEKLKSEGKIPDNLTIGISGTADKLTETIGMLSLNFLLALVIVYLLMSALFGNFLYPIVIMFTVPLATAGGFIGLALTNKFLEPQPLDVLTMLGFIILVGIVVNNAILIVHQSLNLIRDEGYEHKRAVIEATRTRIRPIYMSSLTSIFGMLPLVLIPGPGSEFYRGLGSVITGGLAFSTIFTIFVTPALLMFFIKLEQRVSKGKKVETIDLSKA; translated from the coding sequence ATGGATTTAATAAAATTTTCAATTAAAAATCCTGTAACTATTATTGTTGCTGTTTTAATTGTTGTTTTATTTGGATTAATTTCATTGGGTAATTTACCTTATCAATTAACTCCAAATGTTACAAAACCAGAGATTAAAATCACAACAGTATGGCCAGGTGCAACTCCTTATGAAATAGAAAGAGAGATTATAGAAGAGCAAGAAGATGCTTTAAAAAGTTTGAATAATTTAGTCGAATATGAATCATCTTCTTCTGATAATTCAGGTGAAATAACGCTTACTTTTAAACTTGGAACTGATATTCGAGTAGCACTTCAAGATGTTTCAAATAAATTAAATGAAGTTAGTTCTTATCCTGATAATGTTGATGAACCAATTATCGAAACAGCAACGGCAAGTCCAGTTATTTGGATGATGTTACAAACTTTAGAAGAAAATAATAGACACATTGATGAATATAAAACTTTTTTTGAAAATGAAATAAAACCTATTATCAAAAGAGTTGATGGTGTTGCTGGAACTATGGGAGGAGGTGGAAGAGAACAAGAGATGCAGATAAATCTTGATGTAAATAAATTAGCTGCATTTAATCTTACAATTCCACAAGTTATTGGTATTTTACAAAGTGAAAATATCGATGTTTCAGCTGGAACTTTAAATATGGGAAGACGTGCTTATAGAATAAGAACTGTTCACAAATTTACTACGCCTCAAGATATAGAAGATATTATTTTAGTTTCTAATCAAGAACAAAGAGTAAGAGTTGGGGATATTGCAAAAGTTGATTTTGGATATGAAACTCCAAGTACAGTAGCCATGTTTTTAGGAAAAGATGGAATATTTTTAGGAGTTCAACCAAGCGCTGATGCAAATATTGTTCAATTAACAAATGATGTTGAAAAAGTAGTGAATGAACTAAATGAAAATATTTTAAAAAAAGAGGCTTTAAATATAAAATGGTTGTATGACCAAAGACCTTATATTGTAGGTTCTGTTGATTTAGTTAAACAAAATATTATTATTGGTGGTGTTTTAGCTGTATTTATCTTGATTTTATTTTTAAGAGCGGTTTCTCCAACGGCTGTTGTTGCTGTTGCTATTCCTATTTCTGTTATTGGAACATTTATTATACTTGAATCAATGGGAAGAAGTTTAAATACTATTTCACTTGCTGGAATCTCTTTTGCTGTTGGTATGCTTGTTGATAGTGCTATTGTTGTTCTTGAAAATATTGATAGGCATAGAAAAGAGGGAATGAGTATTTCTGAAGCTGCTTATAAAGGTACAAAAGAGGTTTGGGGAGCATTAATAGCTAGTGCATCTACAACTATGGCTGTTTTTTTACCTATTGTTTTTTTACAAGACGAAGCAGGTCAGTTATTTAAAGATATTGCAATTGCAGTTGTTGCTGCTGTAACTTTCTCTTTATTTGTTTCTATTTCTGTTATTCCGATGCTTTGGAAAAAGTTTGCAAGTATTAGTGGAAAAGAGCCAAGAGGAGAGAGTAATCTTACAAATTTTGGAAATAGAATTGTAAAAGTTTTTATGAGATTTGTTAATTGGTCACTGAAATCTGTAATGACAAAAGTTATAACAATTTCAAGTTTGGCACTTTTTTCTGTTTTAACTATTTGGGCATTATTTCCAAAAATGGACTATTTACCTCAAGGAAATAAAAACTTGATTTTTAATATTCTAATAACACCTCCTGGGCTTTCTTATGAAGAAAGATATAACATGGGAGCTTACTTGATGAAGAGTGTTGAGCCAAATATTGGAAAAGATGTAGATGGAGTTCCTGGAATAAATAGAGCATTTTTTGTTTCATTTGGAGATTTTAATCTTTTTGGTGGAACATCAATGCATGAAGATAGAGCAAAAGAGTTAATACCATTTTTTAGACCTATTATCAATTCTATGCCTTCTGTTTTTGGAGTTTCTCTTCAATCAGGAGTTTTTGAAAGTGGAATAGGTGAAGGAAAAACTGTAAATATAGATATAAGTGGTGAAAAAATAGAAGAGATAGCAAATGTTGGAGCAACTTTATTTATGGCTAGTTCTCAAGCTATACAAGGAGCACAAGTAAGACCTGTTCCATCTATTGAGTTACTTTATCCAGAAGTTAGAATTAAACCAAATCAAGATTCTTTAAAAGCATTGGATTTAAGTTCTAATGATTTAGGAATTATGGCTGATGTTTTGATGAGTGGTAGAAAAATATCAGATTTTGAACAAGATGGTAAGAAAAAAATAGATTTAGTTTTAAAAGCAAATGATGAGCAGATTAAAACACCTGAAGATATATTATCTTCATTAGTTGTTGTTCCAAATGGCTCTTTAGTTCCTTTTTCTTCTTTGGCAAGTGCCCAAGCAACAACAGGAATTAGTGAGATTAGACACTTAGATGGTAAAAGAACAATTACTTTACAAATTACACCACCTAATAATATGACTATTCAAGAAACGATGGGTATTTTAGATGTGATGATTGAAAAATTAAAAAGTGAAGGAAAAATTCCAGATAATTTAACTATTGGTATTAGTGGAACAGCTGATAAATTAACTGAAACAATAGGAATGTTAAGTCTGAATTTTTTACTTGCATTAGTTATTGTTTATTTATTAATGTCAGCGTTATTTGGAAACTTTTTATATCCAATAGTTATTATGTTCACTGTTCCACTTGCAACTGCTGGTGGGTTTATCGGACTTGCTTTAACAAATAAGTTTTTAGAGCCACAGCCACTTGATGTATTAACAATGCTTGGATTTATTATTTTAGTAGGAATTGTTGTAAATAATGCAATTTTGATTGTTCATCAAAGTTTAAATCTGATAAGAGATGAAGGATACGAACATAAAAGAGCAGTTATTGAAGCTACAAGAACAAGAATAAGACCTATTTATATGAGTTCTTTAACTTCTATTTTTGGAATGCTTCCTTTAGTTTTAATTCCAGGTCCAGGAAGTGAGTTTTATAGAGGACTAGGTTCTGTTATTACAGGTGGTTTAGCTTTTTCTACTATTTTTACAATTTTTGTTACACCTGCTTTATTGATGTTTTTCATCAAATTAGAACAAAGAGTTTCAAAAGGTAAAAAAGTTGAAACAATAGATTTAAGTAAGGCATAA
- a CDS encoding efflux RND transporter periplasmic adaptor subunit, whose protein sequence is MLKKILLSTVFAFCVLNAQEAPKASLVEVETLKKQEINDLQEFVGTVNFDKKSKIASESSGLIKKINFEVGQKVKKDEVLVNIDSDILDAQIKALQAEVNMYEVQLKNAKKNYERYMALVEKKSIAQKVFDDSKTDFDVANQNFISAKAKLNELNIQKSKKTIKVPFSGVIVEKNINLNEWLNQGTQVATIVNTQELEIVFNLPISFIDGLKSGDVYDVEVANKTLKATLFAAIPSGDKLTRTFPVRFKAESFDGFVFDGASAKIKFAKDSKSEALVINRDAVIKRFDMDVIFAVVENKAVMIPVKIITYSGTNVAIEANGLVDGMQLVTKGNERIFPDMPVQILNK, encoded by the coding sequence ATGTTAAAAAAAATATTATTAAGTACGGTTTTTGCTTTTTGTGTTTTAAATGCACAAGAAGCACCAAAAGCTTCATTGGTTGAAGTTGAAACTTTAAAAAAGCAAGAAATAAATGATTTACAAGAGTTTGTAGGAACTGTAAATTTTGATAAAAAATCAAAAATTGCAAGTGAAAGTTCAGGACTTATTAAAAAAATAAATTTTGAAGTTGGGCAAAAAGTAAAAAAAGATGAGGTTTTAGTAAATATTGATTCTGATATTTTAGATGCACAAATAAAAGCTTTACAAGCAGAAGTTAATATGTATGAAGTTCAGCTAAAAAATGCAAAAAAGAATTATGAAAGATATATGGCATTAGTTGAAAAAAAATCTATTGCTCAAAAAGTTTTTGATGACTCTAAAACAGATTTTGATGTGGCAAATCAAAATTTCATTTCTGCTAAAGCAAAATTAAATGAATTAAATATTCAAAAATCTAAAAAAACTATAAAAGTACCATTTTCAGGTGTTATTGTTGAAAAAAATATAAATTTAAATGAGTGGTTAAATCAAGGAACACAAGTAGCAACAATAGTAAACACACAAGAGTTAGAGATAGTATTTAATCTTCCTATTTCATTTATAGATGGTTTAAAAAGTGGTGATGTTTATGATGTAGAGGTTGCTAATAAAACTTTAAAAGCTACTTTATTTGCAGCTATTCCAAGTGGAGATAAATTAACTAGAACTTTTCCTGTAAGATTTAAAGCAGAGAGTTTTGATGGTTTTGTTTTTGATGGAGCAAGTGCAAAAATAAAATTTGCTAAAGATTCAAAAAGTGAAGCTTTAGTAATAAACAGAGATGCTGTTATAAAAAGATTTGATATGGATGTGATTTTTGCAGTTGTTGAAAATAAAGCTGTGATGATACCTGTTAAAATAATCACTTATTCAGGAACAAATGTAGCTATTGAAGCAAATGGGTTAGTTGATGGAATGCAATTGGTTACAAAAGGTAATGAGAGAATTTTCCCTGATATGCCAGTTCAAATTTTGAATAAATAG
- a CDS encoding DUF2798 domain-containing protein: protein MINKKYERVVFAFFMGMFMSFIMSFIITYINVGFVENFISIWIKAFLIAFACAFPIITIVAPIVHKIVHKLVIKI from the coding sequence ATGATAAATAAAAAGTATGAAAGAGTAGTTTTCGCATTTTTTATGGGAATGTTTATGAGTTTTATCATGAGTTTTATAATTACATATATAAATGTGGGCTTTGTAGAGAATTTTATATCAATATGGATAAAAGCATTTCTTATAGCTTTTGCTTGTGCATTTCCTATAATAACAATTGTAGCTCCAATTGTTCATAAAATTGTTCATAAATTAGTAATAAAAATATAA
- a CDS encoding TetR/AcrR family transcriptional regulator, with amino-acid sequence MAPKVVDKEQKRREIAISCKDLIFEVGIRKLTVAQAAKIAGIGKGTIYEYFENKYDIVFEIINISIEEYHQEFLKVIKNTKSTKEKIYYFFKFVLDDSDENMKQFNAYKDYLSIVLSDDNQLMKKYNDTCHIFFKEQLENVINEGIKSNELIPQAKNFIDGLLVFEKGLVLQKMTQENFDVSDVCKRFIDNLFDLIEVRDDK; translated from the coding sequence ATGGCACCAAAAGTTGTAGATAAAGAGCAAAAAAGAAGAGAAATAGCTATTTCGTGTAAAGATTTAATTTTTGAAGTTGGAATAAGAAAATTAACAGTTGCACAAGCTGCAAAAATAGCAGGAATAGGAAAAGGTACTATTTATGAATATTTTGAAAATAAATATGACATTGTTTTTGAAATAATAAATATTAGTATTGAAGAGTATCATCAAGAATTTTTAAAAGTAATAAAAAATACAAAAAGTACAAAAGAAAAAATTTACTATTTTTTCAAATTTGTTTTAGATGATAGCGATGAAAATATGAAACAATTTAATGCTTATAAAGATTATTTATCAATTGTTTTAAGTGATGATAATCAACTAATGAAAAAATACAACGATACTTGTCATATATTTTTTAAAGAACAGTTAGAAAATGTTATTAATGAGGGTATAAAAAGTAATGAGTTAATACCACAAGCTAAAAATTTTATAGATGGATTATTGGTTTTTGAAAAAGGTTTGGTTTTACAAAAAATGACACAAGAGAATTTCGATGTGTCAGATGTTTGTAAAAGATTTATAGATAACTTATTTGATTTAATAGAGGTAAGAGATGATAAATAA